A genomic region of Rhodohalobacter sp. 614A contains the following coding sequences:
- a CDS encoding YncE family protein — MKIVQIVSLLCLMALTALTAHAQTISKTTKVAPGIYEIIHNQTTDEIYIASAGSRSNPVSYIYVLDAETLAKKDSIDVQPHRVFGLGFNQKTQTLYTSNTVSNSVYAIDVSKKEVVATITPDKEESHTREIVVDEENNLVYVTDVGSPGSVWVIDGSSNTLDRIIENTGETTTGIAFNKEKNLLYLTNMGSNEIAVLDINTDKVVQNYSSHSERPTNVEFDPETDRLFVANQGTNDVTVLNATTGELIKTIETGEGALGIRFDPKQKRIYVANRGAGTVTVIDSESYGVLANLETGTHPNTVAINPDSGAAFVTNKAKSGQRGSSTPPPPDPNGDTVTKITP, encoded by the coding sequence ATGAAAATTGTCCAAATAGTATCCCTATTGTGTTTGATGGCATTGACCGCTTTAACCGCTCATGCTCAAACAATTTCAAAAACGACCAAAGTAGCTCCCGGCATTTATGAAATCATCCACAACCAGACAACGGATGAAATTTATATAGCATCTGCCGGTTCCAGGAGCAATCCCGTTAGCTATATTTATGTGTTAGACGCAGAAACCCTTGCCAAAAAAGATAGCATTGATGTGCAGCCGCATCGTGTTTTTGGGTTAGGATTCAACCAGAAAACTCAAACACTCTACACCTCAAATACAGTTTCTAATTCGGTTTATGCGATTGATGTATCCAAAAAAGAAGTTGTTGCTACCATCACGCCGGATAAAGAAGAATCCCACACCCGGGAAATCGTTGTTGATGAAGAAAATAACCTGGTTTATGTAACAGATGTTGGCAGCCCCGGATCTGTTTGGGTGATTGACGGATCATCAAATACGCTGGACCGCATTATTGAAAATACAGGCGAGACCACCACTGGGATTGCATTCAATAAGGAAAAAAATCTGCTCTATCTCACCAATATGGGGAGTAATGAAATTGCCGTTCTGGATATAAACACCGACAAAGTTGTACAAAACTATTCGTCACACAGTGAACGTCCCACAAATGTTGAATTTGATCCCGAAACCGATCGCTTATTTGTAGCAAATCAGGGCACAAATGATGTGACCGTTTTAAATGCCACGACCGGAGAACTCATTAAAACCATTGAAACCGGAGAAGGAGCGTTGGGCATTCGGTTTGATCCTAAACAAAAACGGATATATGTAGCCAATCGCGGCGCAGGAACCGTAACCGTTATTGATTCGGAATCTTATGGTGTTCTTGCCAATTTGGAAACCGGAACTCATCCCAACACCGTAGCAATCAATCCTGACTCGGGTGCAGCTTTTGTAACGAACAAAGCCAAAAGCGGCCAACGGGGAAGCTCAACTCCTCCGCCACCT